Proteins encoded by one window of Anaerosalibacter sp. Marseille-P3206:
- the rpsF gene encoding 30S ribosomal protein S6, producing the protein MKKYEAMLIFLPELEEEKRNSLLDRLKGIIEADGTISNVDDWGSRKLAYEINDYTDGYYVVINFESTPEAVKEFDRIAKISDSILRHMIVREEE; encoded by the coding sequence ATGAAAAAATATGAAGCTATGCTTATCTTTTTACCAGAACTAGAAGAAGAAAAAAGGAACTCTCTTTTAGATAGGTTAAAGGGAATCATTGAAGCAGATGGTACAATTTCCAATGTTGATGATTGGGGAAGTAGAAAACTTGCTTATGAAATTAACGACTATACTGATGGTTATTATGTAGTTATTAATTTTGAATCTACTCCAGAAGCTGTTAAAGAATTTGACAGAATAGCTAAAATTTCAGACAGTATTTTGAGACATATGATAGTCAGAGAAGAAGAATAG
- a CDS encoding YybS family protein, protein MNLKNKKTKAFLESLLIIALGTLFMLLGINYIPIIDILYPAFFVILGVRNGIKYNIASIIISALLVGCFVDNYTCIHILISYVPFSIVLNYMINKRKKMEETIIVTTITFLVSYVLSLTLLSKIAGVKFINELEQALQFVLKGQLDMLKEMGLSSSQMYETKGLLESMYEYVVLIVPSMIIIFSAIAAYLNSLISILVLRKLGYGIAYVPRISNFKLPNNIIPGVILIYIGVFLLKYLKIFYYETILINVSVLISFVLFLQGLSVIVFFLNRSRLHPAIRVIFVILLIISIPLSAIISIVGFLDIIFNFRGIKKGI, encoded by the coding sequence TTGAATTTAAAAAATAAAAAGACCAAGGCTTTTTTAGAATCTCTATTGATTATAGCATTGGGAACATTATTTATGCTATTAGGGATTAACTATATTCCTATAATTGATATATTATACCCTGCTTTTTTTGTAATATTAGGGGTTAGAAATGGTATAAAATATAATATAGCAAGCATTATTATATCTGCTCTTTTAGTAGGATGTTTTGTGGATAATTATACATGTATTCATATATTGATTTCTTATGTACCATTTAGTATTGTTTTGAACTATATGATCAATAAAAGAAAGAAAATGGAAGAGACAATTATAGTTACAACTATTACATTTTTAGTTTCTTATGTGTTGTCATTAACACTATTAAGTAAAATAGCAGGGGTAAAGTTCATAAATGAACTAGAACAAGCTTTACAATTTGTTTTAAAAGGACAACTTGATATGCTTAAGGAAATGGGCCTTTCTTCTTCTCAAATGTATGAGACAAAAGGGCTTTTGGAAAGCATGTATGAATATGTTGTTCTAATAGTACCTTCAATGATTATCATATTTTCAGCTATTGCTGCATATCTTAATTCACTGATATCTATTTTAGTCCTTAGAAAATTAGGATATGGAATAGCTTATGTACCAAGGATTTCAAATTTTAAATTGCCAAACAATATTATTCCTGGTGTGATTTTGATTTATATTGGTGTTTTTCTTTTGAAGTATTTGAAGATATTTTATTATGAAACTATACTAATTAATGTAAGTGTATTAATATCTTTCGTACTATTTTTACAAGGATTATCTGTTATAGTATTCTTTTTAAATAGAAGTAGATTGCATCCAGCCATAAGAGTTATATTTGTAATCCTCTTGATTATTAGTATACCATTGAGTGCTATTATATCTATAGTGGGCTTTTTGGATATAATATTTAATTTTAGAGGAATTAAAAAGGGAATATAA
- the rpsR gene encoding 30S ribosomal protein S18 — protein MAQRRYKPRKRVCTFCADKAEDIDYKDINKLKKYITERGKILPRRITGNCARHQRQLTRAIKRARQVALLPYSAD, from the coding sequence ATGGCACAAAGAAGATATAAACCAAGAAAAAGAGTTTGTACATTTTGCGCAGACAAAGCAGAAGATATAGATTACAAAGATATAAACAAACTTAAAAAATATATAACTGAAAGAGGTAAAATATTACCTAGAAGAATTACAGGAAACTGTGCAAGACATCAAAGACAACTTACAAGAGCTATTAAGAGAGCTAGACAAGTTGCTTTATTACCATATAGTGCAGACTAA
- a CDS encoding DHH family phosphoesterase → MNNKKYFEFITPDTKIHLIIIGVLVFILAFYQPFMALIGAILLVYLIYYYWKNVHIKKEEWVKYIESLGEDFESATKHAIFNMPIPLTMVDLDGSITWYNTKFLDMMEDRDILDKKLEDLVPGFKAESLLKDEKTPIEIKFKNNYYKVYYNIVDTKKTVTSSEAIGMLYWIDNTSFSLLKEMYNNEKLIVCVAQVDNYDEVKNNTEEINRPIVLAEIDKRINRFVSEIEGFVRKYENDKYVIIFENKYLYELEKKKFDILDSIREINLGNKIPITLSMGVGVNGKNPSQSYEYARASIDIALGRGGDQAVVKKIDKLNFYGGKTKAVEKRNKVKSRVISHALRQLIDQSETVFIMGHKNGDMDSFGASIGILSAVKGRNKNGYIVLRGPNPSIKNLCDRVKKEQPEMLDSIITPEEAVNMADKSSLLVVVDNHKPSFTEAPELLNITDKIVLIDHHRRGAEFIEEPILTYLEPYASSTCELVTEILSYMTDKIDLTKLEAEALLAGISVDTKNFTFQTGVRTFEAASILKRAGADTTQVRQLFRDDYKTFILKAEVVKAARIVYGKVAISKFAEDMEDSILIAAQAANELLTINEVYASFVLTQSGDKVHISGRSLGDISVQLILEKLGGGGHLTSAGTQLENVTIDEAEELLEKAIDEYLREGEEK, encoded by the coding sequence ATGAATAATAAAAAATATTTTGAATTTATCACTCCAGATACAAAAATACATCTGATTATAATTGGTGTTTTGGTGTTTATATTGGCTTTTTATCAACCTTTTATGGCTTTGATTGGAGCTATATTGTTGGTGTATTTAATATATTATTATTGGAAAAATGTTCACATCAAGAAGGAAGAGTGGGTAAAGTATATTGAAAGTCTTGGTGAGGATTTTGAATCTGCAACGAAACATGCTATATTCAATATGCCAATTCCTCTTACTATGGTAGATTTAGATGGGAGTATCACTTGGTATAATACAAAGTTTTTGGATATGATGGAAGATAGGGATATACTTGATAAGAAGTTGGAGGATTTGGTTCCTGGATTTAAGGCAGAGAGTTTGCTTAAGGACGAAAAAACTCCTATTGAAATAAAATTTAAAAATAACTACTACAAAGTGTATTATAATATAGTTGATACTAAAAAAACTGTTACCTCTAGTGAGGCAATTGGAATGTTATACTGGATTGATAATACTAGTTTTTCACTTCTTAAGGAAATGTACAATAATGAAAAGCTCATTGTGTGTGTGGCTCAAGTAGATAATTATGATGAGGTAAAGAATAATACGGAAGAAATTAATAGACCTATTGTACTTGCTGAAATAGATAAGAGAATCAACAGATTTGTTTCAGAGATAGAGGGTTTTGTTAGAAAATATGAAAATGATAAGTATGTGATTATATTTGAAAATAAATATTTATATGAATTGGAAAAGAAAAAGTTTGATATTTTAGATAGTATTAGGGAGATAAATTTAGGAAATAAGATTCCTATTACTTTGAGTATGGGTGTGGGAGTCAATGGAAAGAATCCAAGTCAATCTTATGAGTATGCAAGGGCTAGTATTGATATTGCCTTGGGTAGAGGTGGAGATCAAGCTGTTGTAAAGAAGATTGATAAATTGAATTTTTATGGTGGAAAGACTAAGGCTGTGGAAAAGAGAAATAAGGTAAAGTCTAGGGTTATATCTCATGCATTAAGACAACTTATAGATCAATCTGAAACTGTTTTTATTATGGGTCACAAAAATGGAGATATGGATTCCTTTGGGGCAAGTATTGGAATACTCAGTGCTGTGAAGGGTAGGAATAAAAATGGTTATATAGTTCTTAGAGGACCAAACCCTTCTATCAAAAATTTGTGTGATAGAGTGAAAAAGGAACAGCCTGAGATGCTTGATAGTATTATAACACCAGAGGAGGCTGTGAATATGGCTGATAAGTCTTCTCTATTAGTGGTAGTGGATAATCACAAGCCTAGTTTCACAGAGGCACCAGAACTTTTGAATATAACTGATAAGATAGTCTTAATAGATCATCATAGAAGAGGTGCTGAATTTATTGAAGAACCTATTTTAACATATTTAGAACCCTACGCTTCTTCTACTTGTGAACTGGTTACAGAGATACTTTCTTATATGACAGATAAGATAGATTTGACAAAATTGGAAGCTGAGGCACTTTTGGCGGGTATTAGTGTTGATACTAAAAACTTTACATTCCAAACAGGAGTTAGGACTTTTGAAGCGGCTTCTATACTTAAGAGAGCTGGAGCAGATACTACTCAAGTTAGACAATTGTTTAGGGATGATTATAAGACATTTATATTGAAGGCGGAAGTGGTTAAGGCTGCACGTATTGTTTATGGAAAAGTTGCCATATCAAAGTTTGCTGAGGATATGGAAGATTCTATTCTTATAGCTGCTCAAGCAGCAAATGAACTTTTGACTATCAATGAGGTTTATGCCTCCTTTGTGTTGACTCAATCGGGAGATAAGGTTCATATAAGTGGTAGGTCTTTAGGGGATATAAGCGTTCAACTGATACTTGAAAAATTAGGTGGAGGTGGACATTTAACAAGTGCTGGTACACAACTAGAAAATGTAACTATAGATGAAGCTGAAGAACTTCTTGAAAAAGCAATTGATGAATATTTAAGGGAAGGTGAGGAAAAGTGA
- a CDS encoding MazG-like family protein, whose translation MKEEKDINVIKDLKIVEWLKCELLSAVAHLFEVLTKGINSGREELLDILSNIILVSYLLGKRLGFNYEAIDHKIEDQIKLSLAEEHTIEKWYGDLGELKEHLNTNNRQE comes from the coding sequence ATGAAGGAAGAGAAAGATATAAATGTCATAAAGGATTTAAAAATTGTTGAGTGGTTAAAGTGTGAATTACTTTCAGCTGTAGCTCATCTTTTTGAAGTTCTGACAAAGGGGATTAATAGCGGTAGAGAAGAGTTATTGGATATTTTATCAAATATTATCCTCGTTTCTTATCTATTAGGGAAACGTTTAGGTTTTAATTATGAAGCTATTGATCATAAAATTGAAGATCAGATTAAGCTTTCCCTAGCTGAAGAACATACAATAGAAAAATGGTATGGAGATTTAGGTGAGCTTAAGGAACACTTAAACACAAATAATAGACAGGAGTGA
- a CDS encoding GNAT family N-acetyltransferase, with amino-acid sequence MGEVLLLGDKVTIRDFSLKDAFSMRSWGKHENPLFEDYNFPYHDGEDIKEWFSSKTFGLSKKYFSVYNEQNIFVGYLGMKQIRRLKKESTLGIVFDPNYMNMGYGTEALNLFLDYYFRDLNMKIMYLEVAEFNKRARRCYEKCGFVEFKKYLDRYFDDFIDFDNPYVKEAMNCFVIKHEKIYNYIYKMKIDKKTYFKLHQNV; translated from the coding sequence ATGGGAGAAGTTCTGTTATTGGGAGATAAGGTGACTATAAGAGATTTTTCTCTAAAAGATGCATTTAGTATGAGAAGTTGGGGAAAACACGAAAATCCTTTATTTGAAGACTATAATTTTCCTTATCATGATGGAGAGGATATTAAGGAGTGGTTTTCATCTAAGACATTTGGTTTAAGTAAAAAATATTTTTCTGTTTATAATGAGCAAAATATTTTTGTAGGGTATTTGGGTATGAAACAAATAAGGCGTTTAAAAAAAGAATCTACACTGGGGATAGTATTCGATCCTAATTATATGAATATGGGATATGGTACTGAAGCTTTGAATTTATTTCTTGATTATTATTTTAGGGATTTGAATATGAAGATTATGTATCTTGAAGTGGCAGAGTTCAATAAGAGAGCTAGAAGATGCTATGAAAAATGTGGTTTTGTAGAGTTTAAAAAGTATCTTGATAGGTATTTTGATGATTTTATAGATTTTGACAATCCGTATGTTAAAGAGGCAATGAATTGTTTTGTAATAAAACATGAGAAGATATATAATTATATTTACAAGATGAAAATAGATAAAAAAACATATTTTAAACTCCATCAAAATGTTTAA
- the rplI gene encoding 50S ribosomal protein L9 codes for MKVILLQDVKGLGKKGDLVNAKDGYARNFLLPKELATEATEGNVKVLKEQKKSEAIKKEAERENAMKLKEKIEGLTVNMVGKAGEGGRLFGSITSKDIAEALSKQHKIKIDKKKIVMDDNIKNLGTTIVDVKVYSGITAKLKVKVVE; via the coding sequence GTGAAAGTAATATTACTACAAGATGTTAAAGGATTAGGAAAAAAAGGTGATTTAGTTAATGCAAAGGATGGTTATGCTAGAAACTTTTTATTGCCAAAAGAATTAGCAACTGAGGCAACTGAAGGAAATGTAAAGGTGTTGAAAGAACAAAAGAAATCTGAGGCAATTAAGAAGGAAGCAGAACGTGAAAATGCAATGAAGTTAAAAGAAAAAATTGAAGGACTTACTGTTAATATGGTAGGAAAAGCTGGAGAAGGTGGAAGATTATTTGGTTCTATAACTTCTAAAGATATAGCTGAGGCACTTTCAAAGCAACACAAAATAAAGATTGACAAGAAAAAGATAGTAATGGATGACAATATAAAGAATTTAGGGACAACCATTGTAGATGTAAAAGTTTATTCAGGTATTACTGCGAAACTTAAAGTAAAAGTTGTTGAATAA
- a CDS encoding single-stranded DNA-binding protein, translating to MNNVVLIGRLTRDPELRFLPGNGTPVSRFSLAIDKPLSRDKKQELEAKGQPTADFINIVVWGRQAENCANYLAKGRLTAVQGRLQSSSYEKDGIRRYVTEVVAERVEFLEWGDNKGSDFSNDSSDFSGIEGFHTVDDDDIPF from the coding sequence GTGAATAATGTTGTATTGATTGGGAGATTGACAAGAGACCCTGAGCTAAGATTTCTTCCCGGAAATGGAACCCCTGTATCTAGGTTTAGTCTTGCAATAGATAAACCATTATCTAGAGATAAGAAGCAAGAATTAGAAGCAAAAGGACAACCAACAGCAGATTTTATAAATATTGTAGTTTGGGGAAGGCAAGCTGAGAATTGTGCTAATTATTTAGCAAAGGGAAGGCTTACTGCCGTTCAAGGAAGACTTCAATCAAGCTCTTATGAAAAAGATGGTATTAGAAGGTATGTGACTGAAGTAGTTGCAGAGAGGGTTGAGTTTTTAGAATGGGGAGACAATAAAGGTTCTGATTTTAGCAATGACAGTTCTGATTTTTCTGGAATAGAAGGTTTTCACACTGTAGATGATGATGATATTCCATTCTAA
- the dnaB gene encoding replicative DNA helicase — protein sequence MGRIPPHSLEAEQSVLGAMIIDKEAINTAVESIRPSDFYKEANKEIFETIVELYNRNEPVDLITLSEELKKRGTLENIGGVTYLASLSGSVATTANIKYYCDIVEEKSILRRLIKSCDEIMAKSFEDSEEVNSIIESAEKNIFDITQGRNREGFFPIREVLLDSFSKIEQMAMKEDGLTGLTSGFIDIDNKLSGLQKSDLILLAARPSMGKTALGLNIALNSALKGNAKVGVFSLEMSKEQLVQRLLSSISHVDLQKIISGKLNEDDWLKIVKAMGPLSETDIYIDDTAGISLMEMKAKCRKLKIEKGLDLIVIDYLQLMQSDSPSESRQQEISSISRGLKALAKEMDCPVLALSQLSRAPELRSDHRPILSDLRESGAIEQDADVVMFLYRDEYYNQDTDKKNIGEVIIAKHRNGPTGTVELLWMGQFTKFVNLERFRE from the coding sequence ATAGGAAGAATCCCTCCTCATAGCCTAGAAGCTGAACAATCAGTATTAGGCGCTATGATTATAGACAAGGAAGCTATAAATACAGCTGTGGAATCTATAAGGCCATCGGATTTTTATAAGGAGGCCAATAAGGAAATATTTGAAACTATTGTTGAATTGTACAATAGGAATGAACCAGTAGATTTGATTACTTTATCTGAGGAGTTAAAGAAAAGAGGAACTCTAGAAAATATTGGTGGAGTTACTTATTTGGCGAGTCTTTCTGGTAGTGTAGCTACAACTGCAAATATAAAATATTATTGTGATATAGTTGAAGAAAAGTCTATTTTAAGGCGCCTCATAAAATCTTGTGATGAAATAATGGCCAAAAGTTTTGAAGACAGCGAAGAGGTAAATAGTATTATAGAGAGTGCTGAAAAGAATATATTTGATATTACTCAAGGCAGAAACAGAGAGGGCTTTTTTCCAATAAGGGAAGTATTGTTAGATAGTTTTTCTAAAATTGAACAGATGGCTATGAAAGAAGATGGCCTAACTGGATTGACTTCTGGGTTTATAGATATTGACAACAAACTTTCAGGTTTGCAAAAAAGTGATTTGATACTTTTGGCAGCTAGACCGTCTATGGGAAAAACAGCTTTAGGGTTAAATATTGCTCTTAATAGTGCATTGAAGGGAAATGCAAAGGTTGGAGTGTTTTCTCTGGAGATGAGTAAGGAGCAATTGGTGCAAAGGTTGTTAAGTTCTATTTCTCATGTAGATTTACAAAAGATAATAAGTGGTAAATTAAATGAAGATGATTGGTTGAAAATAGTTAAGGCTATGGGACCTCTTTCAGAGACTGATATCTATATAGATGATACTGCAGGGATATCTCTTATGGAGATGAAGGCTAAGTGTAGGAAGCTTAAGATTGAAAAGGGATTGGATTTAATAGTTATTGACTATTTGCAACTTATGCAATCAGATTCTCCTTCTGAAAGTAGGCAACAGGAGATATCTTCTATTTCTAGAGGATTGAAGGCTTTGGCAAAGGAGATGGATTGTCCTGTACTTGCACTATCCCAGCTTTCTCGTGCTCCTGAGTTGAGATCTGATCATAGACCTATACTTTCTGACTTAAGGGAGTCTGGAGCTATAGAGCAAGATGCCGATGTGGTAATGTTTTTGTATAGAGATGAATATTATAATCAGGATACGGACAAAAAGAATATAGGAGAAGTAATAATTGCAAAACACAGAAATGGACCAACAGGTACGGTTGAGTTGTTGTGGATGGGACAATTCACCAAGTTTGTGAACTTAGAAAGGTTTCGAGAATAG